In a genomic window of Methylovirgula sp. 4M-Z18:
- the dnaG gene encoding DNA primase yields the protein MPASQVIGRRVKLVKKGREWAGLSPFTAEKTPSFYVNDQKQFYHDFSSGKHGDIFSFVMDTEGLSFPETVERLAMEAGVALPEASPEMVQREERRKDLYDVCELACQFFEGRLQSTLGADARAYLQKRGMLQATQAEFRIGYAPDSRDALKTYLLQHGIREDQLLRAGLIIQPDDGRNTYDRFRGRVMIPIQDSKGRVVAFGGRVLSADAKPKYLNSPETELFHKGSMVFNAHRARGPAHDLGTIVVTEGYLDAIAVWQAGFKPVVASLGTAFTEDQIAALWQFAPEPVICFDGDRAGLSAANRAVDRILPVLKTGYSFHFAYLPGGQDPDDLIRQSGLDAFRAVLADAKPLWDVFWARETENAALKTPEQRAVLDKTLRDAAQTIVDPLVQKYYRDQIYQSLRNLFWRLDRPGRGAGAPAMGRAGIQIPPAAAGSLSLYERDFLGLAVEYPDLFSQVMDRIGRLHLHGALDDSTHDEFLHELIRLHHEIEPLDAARLHEEIDPRFSPLLDNVHGCASEGTILGHRLFQRMPILRTRPPEDFIARYFAHLMDRFLVRELETEVASMEQIGDLHDARIVELIDLREHVRHEESALAEEAENYKSLPASTTFSA from the coding sequence GGCCTCTCACCTTTCACGGCAGAAAAAACGCCCAGCTTCTACGTGAACGATCAGAAACAATTCTACCACGATTTCTCATCCGGCAAGCACGGCGACATTTTCAGCTTCGTTATGGACACCGAAGGCCTCTCCTTCCCCGAGACGGTAGAGCGCCTTGCCATGGAAGCCGGCGTGGCGCTGCCGGAAGCCTCGCCGGAAATGGTTCAGCGCGAAGAACGGCGCAAGGACCTTTATGATGTCTGCGAGCTCGCATGCCAATTTTTCGAAGGGCGCCTGCAATCAACGCTCGGCGCTGACGCCCGCGCTTATCTGCAAAAGCGCGGCATGTTGCAGGCGACCCAGGCCGAGTTTCGCATCGGCTATGCGCCCGACAGCCGCGACGCGTTGAAGACCTATCTGCTCCAGCACGGGATTCGCGAAGATCAACTCCTGCGCGCAGGCCTCATCATTCAGCCGGACGATGGGCGCAATACTTATGATCGTTTTCGCGGCCGCGTGATGATTCCGATTCAGGACAGCAAGGGCCGCGTGGTCGCCTTCGGCGGCCGGGTGCTGAGTGCCGACGCCAAGCCGAAATATCTCAATTCGCCGGAGACGGAACTCTTTCATAAGGGCTCCATGGTTTTCAACGCGCATCGCGCCCGCGGGCCAGCGCATGACCTTGGCACCATCGTCGTGACGGAAGGCTATCTCGACGCGATCGCCGTATGGCAAGCCGGCTTCAAGCCGGTCGTCGCCTCGCTCGGCACAGCGTTTACCGAGGACCAAATCGCCGCTCTGTGGCAATTCGCGCCGGAGCCAGTCATCTGCTTCGATGGCGATCGGGCGGGCTTGAGTGCAGCGAATCGGGCGGTGGATCGCATCCTGCCGGTCCTCAAGACCGGTTATTCGTTCCACTTCGCTTATCTGCCCGGCGGCCAGGATCCAGACGATCTGATCCGGCAAAGCGGCCTCGACGCTTTCCGCGCCGTCCTCGCGGATGCAAAGCCCCTGTGGGATGTGTTCTGGGCACGCGAGACCGAGAATGCTGCCCTCAAAACACCGGAACAGCGCGCCGTTCTCGACAAGACACTGCGCGACGCGGCGCAGACGATCGTCGATCCGCTGGTGCAGAAATATTATCGTGATCAGATCTACCAGTCGCTGCGCAATTTGTTCTGGCGTCTCGACCGCCCCGGCCGTGGCGCCGGCGCGCCGGCAATGGGCCGCGCGGGCATCCAGATTCCGCCCGCCGCAGCGGGCAGCCTTTCACTCTACGAACGGGACTTTCTCGGCCTCGCAGTCGAATATCCCGATCTCTTCTCACAGGTCATGGACCGGATCGGCCGCCTGCATCTGCACGGCGCGCTCGACGATTCGACGCATGATGAATTCCTGCACGAACTGATCCGTCTGCATCACGAAATCGAACCGCTCGACGCTGCGCGTCTGCACGAGGAAATCGATCCGCGTTTCTCGCCCCTGCTTGACAATGTGCATGGGTGCGCCTCGGAGGGTACCATCCTCGGGCACAGGCTCTTTCAACGCATGCCGATCTTGCGCACGCGGCCGCCGGAAGATTTCATTGCCCGCTATTTCGCCCATCTGATGGACCGGTTTCTCGTGCGCGAACTCGAGACCGAAGTGGCGTCGATGGAACAGATCGGCGACTTGCATGACGCGCGCATCGTCGAGTTGATCGATTTGCGCGAGCACGTACGGCATGAAGAGTCGGCGCTCGCGGAAGAGGCGGAGAACTATAAGAGCCTGCCGGCGTCGACGACGTTTTCGGCTTGA
- a CDS encoding SDR family oxidoreductase, protein MDKAAALVTGGAYRIGRAIAQSLAQAGHPVAIHCHRSHAAAQDLADQIIASGGKACVVVGDLQQIDRLEPIVADAQTALGAIGILVNNASLFEDDSIADLTPKSLTAHLNVNLSAPCLLASAVAKLLPQDRSGLIVNLIDQRVLRPNPQFFSYSMAKAGLWWATKTMAQALAPRIRVVAIAPGPTLPSVRQSKDDFMRQQQAVLLHRGPDLGEFGATIEWILRTPSLTGQLIALDGGQHLAWETPDISGIHE, encoded by the coding sequence ATGGACAAAGCGGCAGCACTTGTGACCGGCGGCGCTTATCGGATCGGCCGCGCCATTGCGCAATCGCTCGCGCAAGCGGGGCATCCTGTTGCGATTCACTGCCATCGCTCGCACGCGGCCGCGCAGGATCTTGCCGATCAGATCATCGCGTCGGGTGGCAAAGCCTGCGTCGTTGTAGGTGATCTGCAACAGATCGACCGGCTCGAGCCGATTGTGGCGGATGCCCAGACGGCGTTGGGAGCCATCGGCATTCTCGTCAACAACGCCTCCTTATTCGAAGACGATTCGATTGCGGACCTGACTCCGAAGAGCCTCACCGCCCATCTGAACGTCAATCTTTCGGCGCCGTGTCTATTGGCGAGCGCCGTCGCGAAGCTTTTGCCGCAGGATCGGAGCGGACTCATCGTCAATCTGATCGATCAGCGCGTCTTGCGGCCAAACCCGCAATTCTTTTCCTATTCGATGGCAAAGGCCGGTTTGTGGTGGGCGACGAAGACCATGGCGCAGGCATTGGCGCCACGCATTCGCGTCGTCGCCATCGCGCCGGGACCGACTTTGCCGAGCGTGCGCCAGAGCAAGGATGATTTCATGCGCCAGCAACAAGCCGTGCTGCTGCACCGCGGGCCGGACCTGGGCGAGTTCGGCGCGACGATCGAGTGGATCTTAAGAACGCCGTCGCTCACCGGGCAATTGATCGCGCTCGACGGCGGCCAGCATCTGGCTTGGGAGACGCCCGATATTTCCGGCATTCACGAATAG
- a CDS encoding MATE family efflux transporter, with the protein MSAAPNVLRAEISHARVIRIALPMTLAHMTTPLLGLADAAVIGRLGEASLLGAIATGAVIFDFCFWAFGFLRMGTAGFVAQALGAGDAAGQRLTVLRALVLALVFGLALILLQKPIANISFALIDASPAVSAAARAYFDIRIWSAPVVFVNYVVLGALIGRARTDIALVVQVAINLVNIVLNVWLVYGLSLGIQGSAFGTLLAESAGALAGLTILAKLGNTFAAIPWADVLNWPAMRRMLAVNRDIMLRTAALIFSFAFFTRQGAQGGDTILAANAVLMNLFLITAHFLDGFATAAEQMCGQSLGARDESGFRRAVRLTSLWCLTFSMGASVLAFVLGGAFIDFVSTNPEVRHVARQYLYLAALTPVAGAMAFEFDGVFVGATWTRDMRNLMLLALGLYLFVFWVAQPFGNTGLWLALLTFLAARGVLQGWRYPALVAAQFQPRPALGPVNTYG; encoded by the coding sequence ATGAGTGCCGCCCCTAACGTCCTGCGCGCCGAGATAAGCCACGCGCGCGTGATCCGCATCGCGTTACCGATGACCCTGGCCCATATGACGACGCCTCTCCTGGGGCTGGCGGATGCGGCCGTCATCGGCCGTTTGGGCGAGGCATCGCTGCTCGGCGCCATCGCCACCGGCGCGGTGATTTTCGACTTTTGCTTTTGGGCTTTCGGCTTCCTGCGCATGGGGACCGCCGGATTCGTCGCGCAGGCGCTTGGGGCGGGAGACGCTGCAGGACAGCGGCTCACCGTCTTGCGGGCGCTCGTTCTCGCCCTTGTCTTCGGCCTCGCGCTGATCCTGCTGCAGAAACCGATTGCCAATATCAGTTTCGCCTTGATCGATGCCAGCCCCGCCGTTAGCGCCGCGGCGCGCGCATATTTCGACATCCGCATCTGGTCCGCGCCGGTCGTGTTCGTGAATTACGTGGTGCTCGGGGCGCTGATCGGACGGGCGCGAACAGATATTGCGCTCGTCGTGCAAGTGGCGATCAACCTCGTCAACATCGTCTTGAATGTCTGGCTCGTCTACGGTCTGTCGCTCGGGATTCAAGGGTCGGCCTTCGGCACGCTGCTGGCCGAGAGCGCCGGCGCGCTGGCGGGCCTGACGATCCTCGCCAAGCTGGGCAACACCTTTGCCGCGATCCCTTGGGCGGATGTCCTGAATTGGCCGGCGATGCGCCGTATGCTCGCCGTGAACCGCGATATCATGCTCCGTACGGCGGCGTTGATTTTTTCTTTCGCATTTTTCACGCGCCAGGGCGCGCAGGGCGGCGACACGATCCTTGCCGCAAATGCGGTCCTGATGAATTTGTTCCTGATCACGGCGCATTTTCTCGACGGGTTCGCGACGGCGGCGGAACAAATGTGCGGCCAGTCGCTCGGCGCGCGTGATGAGAGCGGATTTCGCCGCGCCGTGCGCTTGACCAGCCTGTGGTGCCTCACGTTCTCCATGGGCGCATCGGTCTTGGCTTTTGTGCTCGGTGGTGCCTTCATCGATTTCGTCAGCACCAATCCGGAGGTCCGGCACGTCGCCCGGCAATATCTTTATCTCGCCGCGCTCACCCCGGTTGCCGGTGCGATGGCATTCGAGTTTGACGGCGTCTTCGTCGGCGCGACATGGACGCGGGACATGCGAAATCTGATGCTGCTGGCGCTCGGCCTTTATCTGTTCGTTTTCTGGGTCGCGCAGCCGTTCGGCAACACGGGGCTCTGGTTGGCGCTGCTGACCTTCCTGGCGGCGCGCGGCGTGTTGCAAGGCTGGCGATATCCTGCTTTGGTCGCGGCTCAGTTCCAACCGAGACCGGCGCTGGGGCCGGTGAACACCTACGGATAG
- a CDS encoding branched-chain amino acid ABC transporter permease, with protein sequence MVKFAQAALLIILFALTGCSATVDSDQARICRSILPAIHPDHPVFHIFHQRARSEPPGVDLVYSVATGDAPAKNHILACGFGGAGESPDRKTLMSVVEDGDAMSDAQVFFLRRYWLETPEGSASDPAPVGNVASVHEVSNAVAYGLQQTINGLPLMAIYALLAAAYSLVYGLAGRINLAFGEFATIGGCAAFYGATLFAPQGAAVFIVAALAIAASAATFHGLFIGRFVFVPLSAARGQIALVATIGLALFLQEYLRLSQDTQNRWISPVYNMPIPVVRAGSFVTVVTPMAMLVAGTACLVACLVLVTMKTTRFGREWRAYADDAKAATMFGISPAGIFMKTFALASALAGLAGGLMSVFYGGIGFSISTTLGLKALIAAILGGIGSVPGAFLGGLVIGGIETFWQATFPIAYRDTVIYVLLIAILIWRPGGFLGYADSTPRGV encoded by the coding sequence ATGGTAAAATTCGCCCAAGCGGCCCTTTTGATCATCCTCTTCGCGCTCACGGGATGTTCCGCGACAGTCGACAGCGACCAGGCACGGATTTGCCGCAGCATTTTGCCAGCGATACATCCGGACCATCCGGTCTTTCACATCTTTCACCAAAGGGCGCGATCCGAGCCGCCGGGGGTCGATCTCGTTTACAGCGTCGCGACCGGCGACGCGCCGGCAAAAAATCACATCCTTGCCTGCGGCTTCGGCGGCGCGGGCGAATCGCCCGACCGGAAGACTTTGATGTCAGTCGTTGAGGACGGCGACGCGATGAGCGACGCGCAAGTCTTCTTCCTTCGCCGCTATTGGCTCGAGACGCCTGAAGGGTCGGCGTCGGATCCGGCGCCCGTCGGCAATGTTGCGAGCGTGCACGAGGTCTCGAATGCCGTCGCCTACGGGCTGCAACAGACCATCAACGGCCTGCCGTTGATGGCCATCTATGCGCTGCTCGCAGCCGCCTATTCACTGGTCTACGGCCTCGCGGGGCGCATCAATCTGGCGTTCGGCGAGTTCGCGACCATCGGCGGCTGCGCCGCCTTTTACGGCGCGACGCTCTTTGCCCCGCAGGGCGCCGCGGTTTTCATCGTCGCGGCCTTGGCCATTGCCGCGTCAGCAGCCACCTTTCATGGGCTTTTCATCGGGCGCTTCGTGTTCGTGCCCTTGAGTGCCGCGCGCGGGCAGATCGCCCTCGTCGCCACGATCGGTCTCGCACTCTTCCTGCAGGAATATCTGCGGCTGTCGCAGGATACGCAAAACCGTTGGATCAGTCCGGTCTACAACATGCCGATCCCGGTCGTGCGCGCTGGGAGTTTCGTGACGGTCGTCACGCCCATGGCGATGCTGGTCGCCGGAACCGCCTGCCTCGTCGCCTGCCTGGTCCTCGTCACCATGAAAACGACCCGCTTCGGCCGGGAATGGCGCGCCTATGCCGACGACGCCAAGGCCGCCACCATGTTCGGGATCAGCCCGGCTGGAATCTTCATGAAGACCTTCGCCCTGGCCTCCGCCCTGGCCGGCCTCGCGGGCGGGCTGATGAGCGTGTTTTATGGTGGTATCGGGTTCAGCATTTCGACGACTTTGGGGCTCAAAGCCCTGATCGCCGCCATTCTCGGCGGCATCGGCTCGGTCCCCGGCGCCTTCCTCGGCGGCCTCGTGATCGGCGGAATCGAGACCTTCTGGCAAGCGACCTTCCCCATCGCCTACCGCGACACGGTCATCTACGTGCTGCTGATCGCCATTCTCATTTGGCGTCCCGGCGGGTTCTTGGGCTACGCGGATTCGACGCCGCGCGGCGTTTGA
- a CDS encoding RDD family protein: MSQFYSPAANPPYDLTGVRTRRLVAVCFDMLFVSAIVTALILVAGLSTSGLGFLLILVIPTIFATVGFFYNGFTMSGQGCGTWGQRLAGLEVRMITDGSRVPFLHAAAHGVLFYYSWMFPAVFLVTLIERDKRFLHDILTGVIVVRRHN; this comes from the coding sequence ATGAGCCAGTTTTATTCTCCGGCGGCCAATCCGCCTTACGATCTGACCGGCGTGCGCACCCGCCGCCTGGTGGCGGTGTGCTTCGACATGTTGTTCGTCAGCGCGATTGTGACAGCGCTCATATTGGTCGCTGGTCTTAGCACCTCGGGATTGGGCTTTCTCCTGATTCTCGTCATTCCGACCATTTTTGCGACCGTCGGCTTTTTCTACAACGGCTTCACCATGTCGGGCCAGGGCTGCGGCACCTGGGGCCAGCGTCTGGCCGGGCTCGAGGTTCGGATGATTACGGACGGCTCGCGCGTGCCGTTCCTGCACGCGGCGGCGCATGGTGTTCTGTTTTACTACAGCTGGATGTTCCCGGCCGTCTTCCTGGTGACGCTGATCGAGCGCGACAAGCGCTTTTTGCACGACATTTTGACAGGGGTCATCGTTGTCCGCCGTCATAATTAG
- a CDS encoding arginyltransferase, with protein sequence MTQEPRNAPQFYLTEPSSCPYLPDRKERKVFTHLIGRRAAELNDTLSHHGFRRSQTIAYRPACEYCSACVSVRVRAQEFVLSRNMRKVIAANRDLIGCLVPNVASIDHYALFRRYLDSRHSDGGMADMGLADFTTMIEDSHVSTHLVEYRDKDPVTGEARPGYEGLAATALIDVLSDGLSMVYSFYRPQEEHRSLGTYMILDQIERARAMDLPYVYLGYWVEGSRKMAYKARFLPQERLGVNGWVLVG encoded by the coding sequence GTGACCCAGGAGCCGCGCAACGCCCCGCAGTTCTATTTGACCGAACCCTCTTCCTGCCCCTATCTGCCGGACAGAAAGGAGCGCAAGGTTTTCACCCATCTGATCGGCCGGCGGGCAGCGGAGCTCAACGACACACTCAGCCATCACGGCTTTCGCCGCTCACAGACTATCGCCTATCGTCCCGCCTGCGAATATTGCAGCGCCTGCGTTTCGGTGCGGGTCCGGGCTCAGGAGTTTGTGCTCTCGCGCAATATGCGGAAGGTGATCGCCGCCAATAGGGACCTCATCGGCTGCCTGGTCCCGAATGTGGCCTCCATCGACCATTACGCCCTCTTCCGCCGCTATCTCGACAGCCGGCACAGCGACGGCGGCATGGCCGACATGGGCCTCGCCGATTTCACTACGATGATCGAGGACTCGCATGTTTCGACCCATCTCGTCGAATATCGCGACAAGGACCCGGTGACGGGCGAGGCACGCCCCGGCTATGAGGGCTTGGCCGCAACCGCGCTCATAGACGTTCTCTCCGACGGGCTGTCGATGGTCTATTCGTTCTACCGCCCGCAAGAGGAGCACCGCTCGCTCGGCACCTACATGATTCTCGATCAGATCGAGCGAGCGCGCGCGATGGACCTGCCCTACGTCTATCTCGGCTATTGGGTCGAGGGCTCCCGCAAGATGGCCTATAAGGCCCGCTTCCTCCCGCAGGAGCGTCTCGGAGTCAACGGCTGGGTCCTTGTCGGTTAA
- a CDS encoding inositol monophosphatase family protein: MIFKAQDTRRITEIMREAAAREILPRFRNLASGAIREKTSALDVVTDADEAAERHITDALHKAFPGCFVLGEEAAEKDHSLFDRLGDADLAFVVDPVDGTKNFASGLPLFAVMIAAIVKGEVAAGFILDPIADDISIGVRGEGARNENAAGKHEDLRVMAPEPLASMSGGASWASLKEPLRSTLARNLVKPAAVFSYRCGGHEYRLAASGQCHFLVFVKLMPWDHAPGWLIHREAGGYSARFDGRPYLPTERSGGLICAPDQASYEMLRAELLDSPAAF; the protein is encoded by the coding sequence ATGATCTTCAAAGCACAAGACACGCGCCGCATCACCGAGATCATGCGGGAGGCCGCGGCCCGGGAAATCCTGCCGCGCTTCCGCAATCTCGCGTCGGGGGCGATTCGCGAGAAGACGTCGGCGCTCGATGTCGTGACCGATGCCGACGAGGCGGCCGAGCGGCATATCACCGATGCGCTGCACAAAGCCTTTCCCGGATGTTTCGTGCTGGGCGAGGAGGCCGCCGAAAAAGATCACAGCTTGTTCGACCGGCTCGGCGACGCGGATTTGGCTTTCGTCGTCGATCCGGTCGACGGCACCAAGAATTTTGCCTCGGGCCTGCCGCTCTTTGCCGTCATGATCGCCGCGATCGTCAAGGGCGAGGTGGCCGCCGGATTCATCCTCGATCCTATTGCCGACGATATTTCGATCGGCGTGCGCGGCGAGGGCGCCCGGAACGAAAACGCTGCCGGAAAGCACGAAGATTTGCGCGTCATGGCGCCTGAGCCGCTCGCATCGATGTCCGGCGGAGCGTCGTGGGCCTCGCTCAAGGAACCACTGCGTTCGACGCTTGCACGAAATCTCGTGAAGCCTGCGGCGGTCTTTAGCTATCGGTGCGGTGGCCACGAATATCGCCTCGCCGCGTCCGGTCAATGCCACTTCCTGGTATTTGTTAAATTGATGCCCTGGGATCATGCGCCCGGCTGGCTGATCCACCGCGAGGCTGGCGGCTATTCGGCGCGTTTCGACGGCCGTCCCTATCTGCCGACCGAGCGGTCGGGAGGCCTCATCTGCGCGCCCGATCAGGCGAGCTACGAGATGCTCCGGGCAGAGTTGCTCGATTCGCCGGCCGCCTTTTAA
- a CDS encoding AAA family ATPase — protein sequence MARKSSPIRLPAPYLRRVTLDVARVANWNSYPFCLPLFHGRTFDFAFEKPVTIIVGENGSGKSTLLEAIAVFAGFDPAGGGSGYRLVDHSKALEGSGGELASALRAQWLPKITSGWFFRAESFFSIARYLDEAALDASKWLPTGPPPDFLSHSHGEGFLRFFAERANKRGLYIFDEPESALSPTRQIEFLKLLRAMELEHGGQIIIATHAPILMAYPGAQLVHLTKYGLAEIALRETDHFRLLREFFVSPEDFIATMLEI from the coding sequence ATGGCGCGCAAATCTTCTCCGATCCGCCTGCCAGCCCCTTATTTGCGCCGCGTGACGCTCGATGTGGCACGCGTGGCCAATTGGAACTCCTACCCCTTCTGCTTGCCGCTGTTTCACGGCCGGACTTTCGATTTTGCCTTCGAAAAGCCCGTGACGATCATCGTCGGCGAAAACGGGTCGGGCAAATCGACCCTGCTGGAAGCCATTGCCGTCTTTGCCGGCTTCGACCCCGCGGGAGGTGGCAGCGGCTATCGGCTGGTGGATCATTCCAAGGCGCTAGAAGGTAGTGGCGGAGAACTTGCTTCAGCGCTGCGCGCACAATGGCTGCCAAAAATCACGTCTGGCTGGTTCTTCCGTGCCGAGAGTTTCTTTTCGATTGCGCGCTACCTCGACGAAGCGGCACTCGACGCGAGCAAGTGGCTTCCCACTGGACCGCCGCCGGATTTTCTCTCGCATTCGCATGGCGAGGGATTTTTGCGATTTTTCGCCGAGCGCGCGAACAAGCGAGGGCTCTATATTTTCGACGAACCCGAATCCGCCTTGTCGCCGACACGGCAGATCGAATTCTTGAAATTGTTGCGCGCGATGGAGCTTGAGCACGGCGGCCAGATCATCATCGCCACCCACGCGCCCATACTCATGGCCTATCCCGGCGCTCAGCTTGTTCATCTCACCAAATATGGTTTGGCGGAGATCGCCTTGCGGGAGACCGATCACTTTCGCCTGTTGCGAGAGTTCTTTGTGTCGCCCGAGGATTTTATCGCGACGATGCTTGAAATCTAA
- the parC gene encoding DNA topoisomerase IV subunit A, translated as MAKTPTNPPSPPRETIDDVNLRDALEERYLAYALSTIMGRALPDARDGLKPVHRRILYGMQILKLDPGTAFKKCAKIVGDVMGSFHPHGDQAIYDALVRLAQDFSSRYPLVDGQGNFGNIDGDNPAAYRYTEARMTDVARLLLEGIDEDAIDFRPNYSGETQEPIVLPAAFPNLLANGSQGIAVGMATSIPPHNVAELCDAALYLIQHPQTNAEGLMNFVPGPDFPTGGVIVDTKTEIAETYRTGRGAFRLRARWDKEDGARGMWNIVVTEIPYMVQKSRLIEKMAELVNERKLPLVADIRDESAEDVRVVIEPRNRSVDPTLLMESVFKLTELESRISMNMNVLVDGVVPRVVGLPEALWQWLNHRREVLLRRSRHRRAEIEHRLEVLAGMLIVFLNLDEVIRIIREEDDAKDALKARFALSEVQAEYILNTRLRSLRRLEEMELRRENDALIAERDQIDKLLASDAMQWKVLSSDIREVRKKYGPETKIGKRRTSFEDAPAGSDIDLAEAMIEREPITVVVSEKGWIRALKGHQGDLSSLQFKGDDALKVSFLSETTAKILVFATNGKVYTLDASKLPGGRGFGDPIRLMAELDEGADVALVMPYQAGVKMLISGSDGRGFIVGQDDMTSATRKGRMMLNVDKDVTLRVCVPAVGDHVAIIGENRKLLIFPLAQIPEMGRGKGVRLQKYKDGGVADVKAFDLGDGLSWKDSAGRTFNVAKADLADWLGNRGDAGRLPPKGFPKNNSFG; from the coding sequence ATGGCCAAGACCCCGACGAATCCACCATCGCCCCCGCGTGAGACCATCGATGACGTCAATCTGCGCGACGCCCTCGAAGAGCGCTATCTTGCCTATGCCTTGTCCACCATCATGGGGCGGGCCTTGCCTGACGCACGCGACGGCCTCAAGCCGGTTCACCGGCGCATCCTTTACGGGATGCAGATCCTGAAGCTCGATCCCGGCACGGCGTTCAAGAAATGCGCCAAGATCGTCGGTGACGTGATGGGTTCGTTCCATCCGCACGGCGACCAGGCGATCTATGACGCCCTGGTGCGGCTCGCGCAGGATTTCTCGTCGCGCTACCCGCTCGTCGACGGGCAGGGCAATTTCGGCAATATCGATGGCGATAATCCGGCCGCCTACCGCTACACTGAAGCGCGCATGACCGACGTGGCCCGGTTGCTGCTCGAGGGTATCGACGAAGACGCGATCGATTTTCGGCCCAATTACAGCGGCGAGACGCAGGAGCCGATCGTTCTGCCGGCGGCATTCCCGAACCTGCTCGCGAACGGCTCCCAAGGCATCGCGGTCGGCATGGCGACATCCATTCCGCCGCATAACGTCGCCGAATTGTGCGATGCGGCGCTCTATCTGATCCAGCATCCGCAAACCAATGCCGAAGGCCTGATGAATTTCGTGCCGGGACCGGATTTTCCCACCGGCGGCGTGATCGTCGACACGAAGACTGAGATTGCCGAGACCTACCGCACCGGGCGCGGCGCCTTCCGCCTGCGCGCCCGTTGGGACAAGGAAGACGGCGCCCGCGGCATGTGGAACATCGTCGTCACCGAAATTCCTTACATGGTGCAGAAGTCGCGGTTGATCGAGAAGATGGCCGAACTCGTCAACGAGCGGAAGCTGCCTCTGGTGGCGGACATCCGCGACGAGTCGGCCGAGGACGTGCGTGTCGTGATCGAGCCGCGCAACCGCTCCGTCGATCCGACCTTGTTGATGGAATCGGTGTTCAAGCTCACCGAGCTTGAGAGCCGCATCTCGATGAATATGAACGTGCTCGTCGACGGCGTCGTGCCGCGCGTCGTCGGGTTGCCGGAAGCATTGTGGCAGTGGCTCAACCATCGCCGCGAGGTGCTGCTGCGGCGCTCGCGCCATCGCCGCGCCGAGATCGAACACCGGCTCGAAGTGCTCGCCGGCATGCTCATCGTCTTCCTCAATCTCGACGAGGTGATCCGCATCATTCGCGAAGAAGACGATGCTAAGGACGCGCTGAAAGCGCGCTTCGCCTTGAGCGAGGTGCAGGCCGAATATATTCTGAACACCCGTCTGCGTTCGCTGCGCCGATTGGAAGAGATGGAGTTGCGCCGGGAGAACGACGCGCTCATCGCCGAACGCGACCAGATCGACAAGTTGCTGGCGAGCGACGCCATGCAATGGAAGGTTCTGTCGTCCGACATTCGTGAGGTGCGGAAAAAATACGGACCCGAAACCAAGATCGGCAAGCGCCGCACCAGTTTCGAAGATGCGCCGGCGGGCAGCGACATCGATCTGGCCGAGGCCATGATCGAGCGCGAGCCGATCACGGTCGTCGTGTCGGAGAAGGGCTGGATCCGCGCGCTCAAGGGGCATCAAGGCGATCTGTCGTCGCTGCAGTTCAAAGGCGACGATGCGCTCAAAGTCTCGTTCCTGTCTGAGACGACGGCGAAAATCCTGGTGTTTGCCACCAACGGCAAAGTCTACACGCTGGACGCCTCGAAACTGCCGGGCGGGCGTGGTTTCGGCGATCCGATCCGCCTGATGGCGGAGCTCGACGAGGGGGCTGATGTCGCCCTTGTCATGCCCTATCAGGCCGGCGTGAAAATGCTGATTTCCGGATCCGACGGGCGCGGCTTCATCGTCGGTCAGGACGACATGACCTCGGCGACGCGCAAGGGCCGCATGATGCTCAATGTCGATAAGGACGTGACGCTGCGCGTCTGTGTTCCCGCCGTGGGCGATCATGTCGCGATCATCGGCGAGAATCGAAAATTGCTGATCTTTCCGCTGGCGCAGATCCCCGAAATGGGGCGCGGCAAGGGCGTCCGGCTGCAAAAATACAAGGACGGTGGCGTGGCCGACGTCAAGGCTTTCGACCTTGGCGACGGCTTGTCATGGAAGGATTCCGCCGGCCGCACCTTCAACGTCGCCAAGGCGGATCTGGCCGACTGGCTGGGCAATCGCGGCGACGCTGGACGCCTGCCGCCCAAGGGCTTCCCGAAGAACAATAGTTTCGGATAG